From Miscanthus floridulus cultivar M001 chromosome 15, ASM1932011v1, whole genome shotgun sequence, the proteins below share one genomic window:
- the LOC136506892 gene encoding LOW QUALITY PROTEIN: F-box protein At1g20360-like (The sequence of the model RefSeq protein was modified relative to this genomic sequence to represent the inferred CDS: deleted 3 bases in 2 codons) — protein MAADSDLGAEALPNEVVVTEILARLPAKSVGRFRCVCRGWSAMLSSDYFIDLHRQRANRSSGPPRLLVTAVGSSYDGYLYSWQLGDGAVEKLMRDDWLQSVVPLTKHCRGLVLIRATDCGGYYVVNPCSGEALALPDSQVPFKMAYKTSGWSRRSMEPPCYLRVSYGLGYYTTRKEYKVVLVRWFTPTTGTGYWRPSAERSPLCSVTPWNYPAVFLDGHLHFLCFDGGIVTFSIGDETFGSLLSPPGFGNVATSVSVLTELDGRLCVCYGEPDSDDPLVLCVYYNKEARWEKLICCIDRTAWPESERMLLKSLWIAPVGVYYSAAGTTLKIMFGTGSCKVFAVDSNGGADPEILLTPEDTIIGNCEDDYLPTIGLYEESLVSLGRTIEDMIFSSPTTAAWFNILKWLPARSLSELRMVCREWRGMIMSDCFIRSHAVSTQT, from the exons ATGGCGGCGGACAGCGACCTCGGTGCTGAGGCGCTGCCCAACGAGGTAGTCGTGACGGAGATCCTCGCCCGGCTGCCAGCCAAGTCCGTGGGGCGCTTCCGCTGCGTTTGCCGCGGGTGGTCCGCGATGCTCTCCTCCGACTACTTCATCGATCTCCACCGCCAGCGAGCCAACAGATCGAGCGGACCACCA AGGCTGCTCGTCACCGCGGTTGGGTCCTCCTACGACGGCTACCTGTATTCATGGCAGCTCGGCGACGGTGCGGTCGAGAAGCTGATGCGAGACGATTGGTTACAGTCAGTCGTTCCTCTCACCAAGCACTGCCGTGGCCTCGTTCTAATCCGAGCCACTGACTGCGGCGGCTACTACGTCGTCAACCCTTGCTCCGGCGAGGCCCTGGCTCTGCCAGACAGCCAGGTGCCTTTTAAGATGGCATACAAAACTTCAGGATGGAGCAGACGATCCATGGAGCCACCCTGCTATCTTAGGGTCTCCTACGGCCTTGGTTACTACACGACGAGGAAGGAGTACAAAGTCGTGCTCGT gcggtggtTTACGCCCACAACTGGAACTGGTTACTGGAGGCCTAGTGCTGAGAGATCTCCCTTGTGCTCCGTGACGCCGTGGAACTACCCAGCTGTCTTCCTAGACGGGCATCTGCACTTCCTATGCTTTGACGGTGGCATTGTCACTTTCAGCATCGGCGACGAGACCTTTGGTTCGCTGCTGTCGCCCCCAGGATTCGGCAATGTGGCCACGTCCGTGTCCGTGCTGACGGAGCTGGATGGGCGTTTGTGTGTGTGCTACGGGGAGCCGGACAGTGACGATCCTTTGGTTCTATGCGTTTATTACAACAAGGAAGCCCGGTGGGAGAAGCTAATTTGCTGTATTGATCGGACAGCGTGGCCAGAATCCGAGCGCATGCTTCTCAAGTCACTCTGGATTGCCCCAGTAGGTGTATATTACTCGGCTGCTGGTACTACTCTGAAGATCATGTTTGGGACAGGCTCTTGCAAGGTGTTTGCAGTGGACTCCAATGGCGGCGCG GACCCAGAGATTCTACTCACGCCAGAGGATACCATCATTGGCAACTGCGAGGATGACTATTTACCGACGATTGGTCTATATGAGGAGAGTCTTGTGTCCCTGGGCCGCACAATTGAGGACATGATCTTCTCATCGCCAACAACCGCAGCTTGGTTCAACATCCTCAAGTGGCTGCCAGCACGCTCCCTTTCGGAGCTGAGAATGGTCTGCAGGGAGTGGCGTGGAATGATCATGAGTGATTGTTTCATCCGCTCGCATGCCGTATCCACGCAAACTTGA